DNA sequence from the Bacteroidota bacterium genome:
TTTATATCAACAGAGAAGGGAGATTTCACAACGACGTTGCTGACGCCTATCTCCCCCACCTTCATCGAGGCATTAAGAAGCCGATAGCGCAAACCGCGCAGCGTAATCCCTGCACATTCACCGAACGGCACAAGGCTGATCGTCGTTCCGATCTTTGCGCTCAGGCGTTTCTTCTTCTCAAGAGGCATCGCCAACCACGAATCGCCGACCAAGGATATGTCCAGCGAAGATGTGTAGTTCCAGATAATCGAAAGATTGCCGAGCGTATGATCGAGCCTTTTTCCGGTGGCAGCAACTATTATGGCTTTCCTCACCTTAATTTCAGCCAGAAAATCCAGCGCCTTTTCGAGGTCAGTATTATCCTGACGCGGAACGTGCAGGAGTTGTGCTGCGGGGAAGTATCGCACGGTTTGTCTCGTGACAGAATCAAGATCACCGATGATGACATCGGGCCGGATGCCGAGCGAACGGGCAACATTTGCCCCGCCATCAGCAGCAACGATGACGTTCGAGCGACGGGCAAGCTCGTGTACGAGTTT
Encoded proteins:
- a CDS encoding thiamine diphosphokinase gives rise to the protein MKQSSSRFRRALVICNGEPPGRKLVHELARRSNVIVAADGGANVARSLGIRPDVIIGDLDSVTRQTVRYFPAAQLLHVPRQDNTDLEKALDFLAEIKVRKAIIVAATGKRLDHTLGNLSIIWNYTSSLDISLVGDSWLAMPLEKKKRLSAKIGTTISLVPFGECAGITLRGLRYRLLNASMKVGEIGVSNVVVKSPFSVDIKRGKMLMIVPSLRNPLTMLD